One genomic region from Hemiscyllium ocellatum isolate sHemOce1 chromosome 13, sHemOce1.pat.X.cur, whole genome shotgun sequence encodes:
- the LOC132821607 gene encoding eotaxin-like — translation MQLKIALLLVLFCAVSVFSRSYRGPGIVSTNCCTKVSRRPIPFQVTHYRMQPQLAPCVEAVIFYTVEKGPLCADPKARWVSRKIKEINGRMQSNSSQ, via the exons ATGCAACTGAAAATTGCTCTGCTTCTCgttcttttctgtgctgtatcagtGTTCAGCAGATCAT ATCGAGGTCCTGGAATAGTTTCCACAAACTGCTGCACGAAGGTGTCCCGAAGGCCAATTCCATTTCAGGTTACACACTATAGGATGCAGCCACAGTTGGCCCCATGTGTCGAAGCCGTCAT ATTTTACACAGTAGAGAAAGGACCTCTGTGCGCTGATCCAAAAGCACGCTGGGTATCAAGAAAGATTAAGGAGATTAA TGGCAGGATGCAGAGTAACAGCTCTCAATGA